In a single window of the Streptococcus ilei genome:
- the folP gene encoding dihydropteroate synthase: MSKSEWRQLGKDRTLLCGILNVTPDSFSDGGRYQTVERALEQARKLIAEGARMLDIGGESTRPGSHFVEIQEEIQRVVPVIEAIRAESDILISVDTWKSEVARVALEAGADLVNDITGLLGDPQMARVIAEARAGAILMFNPVMARPHHPSSVIFPSFGFEPAFSSEELAQFEGLPIQDCMWAFFDKSLERAEEAGLSQDQLFLDPGIGFGLTKRENLQLLQNLKTIHAKGYPIFLGVSRKRFVVNILEEEGFETDPETKEGFYNRDLASSHLTSMAASQGVEIVRVHDIPLHKMAVAIGSAIYQADQAPDLHLKQYR, encoded by the coding sequence ATGTCAAAGAGTGAATGGAGACAACTAGGCAAGGATCGGACCCTTCTATGTGGCATCCTCAATGTCACCCCCGATTCCTTTTCAGATGGGGGGCGTTACCAAACGGTAGAAAGAGCTCTGGAACAGGCTCGCAAGCTAATTGCAGAAGGGGCAAGGATGCTGGATATTGGTGGAGAGTCCACACGTCCAGGGAGTCACTTCGTAGAGATCCAAGAAGAGATCCAGCGGGTCGTACCAGTGATTGAAGCGATTCGAGCAGAGAGTGATATCTTGATATCGGTTGATACTTGGAAGTCAGAGGTTGCTCGTGTAGCTCTAGAAGCTGGAGCAGACTTGGTCAATGATATTACAGGCCTGCTTGGGGATCCGCAAATGGCGAGGGTGATTGCAGAAGCTCGTGCTGGAGCCATTCTTATGTTTAATCCAGTCATGGCTCGTCCTCATCATCCAAGTTCTGTGATTTTTCCGTCCTTTGGTTTTGAGCCGGCCTTTTCATCGGAGGAGCTAGCGCAGTTTGAAGGTCTTCCTATCCAAGACTGTATGTGGGCCTTCTTTGACAAGAGTCTTGAGAGGGCAGAGGAAGCAGGATTGAGTCAGGATCAACTCTTCTTAGATCCTGGGATCGGTTTTGGCTTGACCAAGCGGGAAAACCTCCAACTCTTGCAGAACCTAAAAACCATTCATGCCAAGGGCTATCCGATCTTTTTAGGAGTCTCTCGTAAGCGCTTTGTGGTCAATATTCTAGAAGAAGAGGGATTTGAGACCGACCCTGAAACGAAAGAAGGATTTTACAATCGGGATTTGGCCTCAAGCCATTTAACGAGTATGGCTGCCAGCCAAGGGGTAGAAATCGTTCGCGTGCATGATATACCTCTTCATAAGATGGCAGTAGCTATTGGTAGTGCCATCTACCAAGCTGATCAAGCGCCGGACCTTCATTTAAAACAATATCGCTAA
- the comGG gene encoding competence type IV pilus minor pilin ComGG, with amino-acid sequence MWWKRIKKKQIEAGILLYALFMSAVFSLLLQFYLNRQVAERRILLASQHRIQAYAQAQLAIDTWDREEKTITFSTGRVDLEEKSGFANVTSHLQDGGSYHFTFALPPREKKKTDKKEKEKQAPDSATDHPTTTEEEKPQAFEKHSENS; translated from the coding sequence GTGTGGTGGAAAAGGATAAAAAAGAAGCAGATTGAGGCCGGGATCCTTCTTTATGCCCTTTTTATGTCGGCGGTTTTTAGTCTCTTGCTTCAGTTTTACCTGAACAGACAAGTGGCAGAGAGACGGATCCTCCTTGCTAGTCAGCACCGGATCCAGGCTTATGCGCAAGCTCAATTGGCGATTGATACTTGGGATCGGGAAGAAAAAACCATAACCTTCTCAACTGGTCGAGTCGATTTGGAAGAAAAATCGGGCTTTGCCAACGTAACGAGTCACTTACAAGATGGGGGAAGCTATCATTTCACCTTTGCTCTACCTCCTCGTGAAAAGAAAAAAACCGACAAGAAGGAAAAGGAGAAGCAGGCTCCAGATTCGGCCACAGACCACCCGACCACGACTGAGGAAGAGAAGCCTCAGGCCTTCGAAAAGCATAGCGAAAACTCTTAA
- the comGD gene encoding competence type IV pilus minor pilin ComGD, whose amino-acid sequence MEIKAFTLLESLLTLGIVSLLCWLLAGSVHQGFGQVEETLFFSEFERVYQETQKMSIAREERTLLSIDHVGVHSPYQELPLPKGVKLIKEKQLTFDPAGGNSSLTKIQFQTEKEVVTYQLAIGNGKIKKSTAPR is encoded by the coding sequence TTGGAGATTAAGGCTTTTACCCTTCTAGAGAGCTTACTAACTCTAGGTATCGTCAGCCTTTTATGCTGGCTGCTAGCTGGATCAGTTCATCAGGGCTTTGGGCAGGTGGAAGAAACATTGTTTTTCTCAGAATTTGAACGGGTCTATCAAGAGACACAAAAGATGAGCATTGCAAGAGAGGAAAGAACCCTCCTTTCCATCGACCATGTGGGGGTTCACAGCCCCTATCAAGAACTGCCACTTCCAAAAGGGGTGAAACTGATTAAAGAGAAGCAACTAACGTTTGATCCAGCAGGAGGCAATTCAAGCTTGACCAAGATTCAATTTCAGACAGAGAAAGAGGTGGTGACCTATCAGTTGGCAATTGGGAATGGAAAAATTAAGAAATCGACAGCTCCCCGCTAG
- the comGF gene encoding competence type IV pilus minor pilin ComGF, with amino-acid sequence MLKRNKVPAFTLLEALVALLVISGGLLVFQGLTSLLRQELQYQSQIKQEEWLLFQDQLDIELSRSQFEEVRDNKLYLVQDQKPIAIGLAKGGDIRKTDATGRGYQPMIDGVESALIEKRGDLVSIQLRFAEGLEREVVYRVVEKDKKEAD; translated from the coding sequence CTGTTGAAAAGAAATAAAGTTCCAGCCTTTACTTTACTGGAAGCCTTGGTTGCCCTGCTCGTCATTAGCGGTGGTTTATTGGTGTTTCAAGGATTGACAAGCCTCTTGCGTCAAGAGCTCCAGTACCAAAGTCAAATCAAGCAAGAAGAGTGGTTGCTCTTTCAGGACCAACTGGACATTGAATTATCTCGTAGCCAATTTGAAGAGGTCAGAGACAATAAACTCTATCTTGTTCAGGATCAGAAACCCATAGCCATTGGATTGGCTAAAGGGGGAGATATCCGAAAGACAGATGCGACTGGCCGTGGCTATCAACCGATGATAGACGGAGTCGAATCCGCCTTGATTGAAAAAAGAGGGGATTTGGTGTCTATTCAACTTCGCTTTGCAGAAGGATTAGAAAGGGAGGTGGTCTACCGTGTGGTGGAAAAGGATAAAAAAGAAGCAGATTGA
- a CDS encoding acetate kinase, whose translation MTKTIAINAGSSSLKWQLYQMPEETVLAKGLIERIGLKDSISTVKFDGRAEKQVLDIENHTQAVKILLDDLIRFNIIASYDEITGVGHRVVAGGEYFKESALVDEEVIQKVEELSLLAPLHNPANAAGIRAFKELLPDITSVVVFDTSFHTTMPEKAYRYPLPTKYYTENKVRKYGAHGTSHEYVAHEAAKLLGKPIEELKLITCHIGNGASITAVDKGISVDTSMGFTPLGGIMMGTRTGDIDPAIIPYLMENTEDFKNPEDISRILNRESGLLGVSELSSDMRDIHEAMRNGNDKALLANDIFVDRIKKYIGQYFAVLNGADAIIFTAGIGENSKTIRGQVINGMTWFGCAVDPEKNVFGAEGDISTADAKVRVLVIPTDEELVIARDVERFKNKR comes from the coding sequence ATGACGAAAACAATTGCAATTAATGCAGGTAGTTCAAGTTTGAAATGGCAATTATACCAAATGCCAGAAGAAACAGTTTTGGCAAAAGGTCTCATCGAGAGAATTGGACTCAAAGATTCCATTTCCACAGTAAAATTTGATGGTCGAGCAGAAAAACAGGTTTTAGATATTGAGAACCACACACAAGCAGTTAAAATCCTTCTAGATGATTTGATTCGTTTTAATATTATTGCTTCCTACGATGAAATCACTGGAGTAGGACACCGCGTCGTTGCAGGTGGTGAGTACTTCAAAGAGTCTGCTCTTGTAGATGAAGAAGTCATTCAAAAGGTTGAGGAACTTTCTTTGTTGGCCCCATTGCACAACCCTGCAAACGCTGCTGGAATTCGCGCCTTTAAAGAGTTGTTGCCAGATATTACTAGCGTGGTTGTATTTGATACCTCTTTCCATACGACAATGCCTGAAAAAGCTTATCGTTATCCTCTTCCAACTAAATATTACACTGAAAACAAGGTTCGTAAGTATGGAGCTCACGGGACTAGCCATGAGTATGTAGCACACGAAGCGGCTAAGCTTCTTGGGAAACCAATCGAAGAGTTGAAATTAATCACCTGTCACATTGGGAATGGGGCTTCTATTACAGCGGTAGACAAAGGAATTTCAGTAGATACTTCTATGGGCTTCACACCACTTGGTGGAATCATGATGGGAACACGTACAGGGGATATTGACCCTGCCATTATTCCGTACTTAATGGAGAACACAGAAGATTTCAAAAATCCAGAAGATATCAGTCGTATCTTGAACCGTGAATCTGGTCTTCTAGGAGTGTCTGAACTTTCTAGTGATATGCGTGATATTCACGAAGCCATGCGCAATGGGAATGATAAGGCGCTTTTGGCAAACGATATTTTTGTTGATCGTATTAAGAAATACATCGGGCAATACTTTGCTGTCTTGAATGGAGCAGACGCCATCATCTTTACAGCTGGTATCGGAGAAAACTCTAAAACGATCCGTGGACAAGTCATTAACGGGATGACTTGGTTCGGCTGTGCTGTAGATCCAGAAAAGAATGTCTTTGGTGCAGAAGGAGATATTTCAACAGCGGATGCTAAAGTGAGAGTCTTGGTCATCCCAACGGACGAAGAATTAGTCATTGCCCGTGATGTTGAACGCTTTAAAAACAAGAGATAA
- the comGC gene encoding competence type IV pilus major pilin ComGC, whose translation MKSLRTLKVKAFTLIEMLVVLLIISVLLLLFVPNLTKQKDSVTDTGNRAVVKVVESQAELYELNHQNEKASLSKLVAEGQITQKQAEAYRAHYVKNAGDHRAVGD comes from the coding sequence ATGAAATCATTGCGTACACTCAAAGTAAAAGCTTTTACGCTGATTGAAATGCTAGTTGTTTTGCTGATTATTAGTGTTCTTCTCTTGCTCTTTGTTCCGAACTTGACCAAGCAGAAAGATTCGGTAACGGATACAGGAAATCGAGCAGTTGTCAAAGTTGTGGAGAGTCAGGCTGAGCTCTATGAACTCAATCATCAGAATGAAAAAGCCAGTCTTTCTAAGCTTGTCGCAGAAGGACAAATCACTCAAAAACAAGCAGAAGCCTACCGTGCTCACTATGTGAAGAATGCAGGTGATCACCGTGCGGTTGGAGATTAA
- the comGE gene encoding competence type IV pilus minor pilin ComGE: MEKLRNRQLPASLLLEGLIALAMFGVLTTLVLGELGQSRQQRLEELRQAEVLRVAKMAIQTRQDQLTINQVSVQVEKSAKSLKVYQEGKVVIAVEKK, from the coding sequence ATGGAAAAATTAAGAAATCGACAGCTCCCCGCTAGTCTCTTGTTAGAAGGGCTAATCGCCCTAGCGATGTTCGGCGTCCTAACGACCCTTGTTCTGGGAGAGCTGGGCCAGTCACGACAGCAACGCTTAGAAGAATTGAGGCAAGCAGAAGTCTTGCGAGTCGCAAAAATGGCCATCCAGACAAGGCAGGATCAATTAACCATCAATCAGGTCAGTGTTCAAGTGGAGAAATCGGCTAAGTCCTTAAAGGTCTACCAAGAAGGAAAGGTTGTGATTGCTGTTGAAAAGAAATAA
- a CDS encoding bifunctional folylpolyglutamate synthase/dihydrofolate synthase, whose protein sequence is MTVDLSWLARYRSSEPHFGLERMEALLALRGNPHLACPVIHLAGTNGKGSTLAHLRSLLEAKELRVGVFTSPYLVSFNEQISINGLPISDQDLETYLSLYQDLLAKNSSDQTLRGLTEFELLTVLAFDYFAAEKPDVVILEVGMGGRLDSTNVCQPILTAITTIGLDHVALLGPDLASIAREKAGIIKEKIPVLLGRMELEAQEVIVQQARHLSAPVELLGQDFLVGYQESLADGEVFHYRSQYREELQLKTGLLGLHQVDNAGLALALCDTFCQEKGLSLLNQEEILQAWEGVQWPGRLEVISSQPLIILDGAHNPHAVAPLVTTMKERYGQLDKQVLFTCIQTKAIEEMLDLWSGLEKSSLTLTTFEDPRAYSTKEMQEIAHQKGLPYHEWKLFLTNYIEKESQQTDLLLVTGSLYFLAQVRAFLIEEISRR, encoded by the coding sequence ATGACAGTAGATCTCAGTTGGTTAGCTAGGTATCGTTCTTCCGAGCCCCATTTCGGCTTGGAACGAATGGAAGCCCTGCTAGCCTTGAGGGGGAATCCTCACCTCGCCTGTCCTGTAATCCATCTAGCTGGGACCAATGGGAAAGGATCAACCCTAGCTCATTTGCGGTCTTTACTAGAAGCTAAAGAGTTGCGGGTTGGTGTTTTCACTTCCCCCTATCTAGTTTCCTTTAATGAGCAAATCAGTATTAATGGGCTTCCCATCTCAGATCAGGATTTAGAAACTTATCTGTCCCTCTATCAGGACTTACTTGCAAAAAACAGTTCTGATCAGACCTTACGTGGCTTGACCGAGTTCGAGTTGCTGACCGTCCTGGCTTTTGATTATTTTGCAGCAGAAAAGCCGGATGTGGTCATTTTGGAAGTGGGCATGGGTGGTCGTCTCGATAGTACCAATGTTTGTCAGCCTATTTTGACAGCCATCACGACGATTGGTCTCGATCATGTGGCACTCTTAGGACCTGATTTAGCCTCGATTGCACGGGAGAAGGCAGGGATCATCAAGGAAAAGATTCCGGTCTTGCTAGGCCGGATGGAACTAGAAGCCCAAGAAGTCATTGTGCAGCAGGCCCGCCACCTATCTGCACCAGTAGAGTTGCTAGGACAGGACTTTTTAGTTGGCTACCAAGAATCTTTGGCTGATGGAGAAGTTTTTCATTATCGGAGCCAGTATCGGGAAGAACTGCAACTGAAGACAGGGTTATTGGGACTTCATCAAGTAGACAATGCAGGTCTGGCATTAGCTCTCTGCGATACCTTCTGTCAAGAAAAGGGGCTCTCCCTCTTGAACCAAGAAGAAATCCTCCAAGCTTGGGAGGGTGTCCAGTGGCCGGGACGCTTAGAGGTCATTTCTAGCCAGCCTCTCATCATTCTAGATGGCGCCCATAATCCGCATGCAGTAGCCCCTCTTGTAACCACCATGAAAGAACGTTATGGACAACTGGACAAGCAAGTCTTGTTTACCTGTATCCAGACCAAGGCGATCGAGGAGATGCTGGATCTATGGAGTGGACTAGAAAAGAGTTCGTTGACCTTGACGACCTTTGAAGACCCACGGGCCTATTCCACAAAAGAAATGCAGGAAATAGCCCATCAAAAAGGCCTGCCTTATCATGAGTGGAAGCTATTTTTAACGAATTATATAGAAAAAGAATCGCAACAAACTGATCTCCTCTTAGTGACGGGATCCTTGTACTTTTTGGCTCAAGTGAGAGCCTTTCTAATCGAAGAAATCAGTAGGAGATGA
- the folE gene encoding GTP cyclohydrolase I FolE has protein sequence MNTKKIQEAVKMIIDAVGEDGNREGLQETPERIAKMYQEIFAGLNQTAEVHLSKSFEIVDNNMVVEKDIFFHSMCEHHFLPFYGKVHVAYIPNGRVAGLSKLARTVEVYAKKPQIQERLTVEIADALMEYLGAQGALVWVEAEHMCMNMRGVRKPGTATVTTAARGLLETDKDLKNEAYKLMGH, from the coding sequence ATGAATACAAAGAAAATTCAAGAAGCCGTGAAGATGATTATTGACGCAGTCGGTGAAGACGGAAACCGTGAGGGCTTGCAAGAAACCCCAGAACGCATTGCCAAGATGTACCAAGAGATTTTTGCAGGGCTTAACCAAACTGCGGAAGTCCACCTATCAAAATCTTTTGAGATTGTGGACAACAATATGGTGGTGGAAAAGGATATCTTCTTCCACTCTATGTGTGAACACCATTTCTTGCCCTTCTATGGTAAGGTCCACGTTGCCTATATCCCCAATGGGCGCGTAGCAGGTCTATCTAAGTTGGCTCGGACGGTGGAAGTGTACGCCAAAAAACCTCAAATCCAGGAGCGCTTGACAGTGGAAATCGCGGATGCCTTGATGGAGTATCTGGGAGCACAGGGAGCTCTTGTTTGGGTGGAGGCAGAGCATATGTGTATGAACATGCGTGGAGTGCGGAAACCAGGAACGGCTACTGTGACGACAGCGGCGCGTGGCTTGTTAGAGACAGATAAAGACCTGAAAAACGAAGCTTATAAACTGATGGGACACTAA
- a CDS encoding class I SAM-dependent methyltransferase translates to MNFEKIEKAYGYLLENTQTIQNDLQTNFYDALVEQNAIYLDGQTELTLVKENNQRLKDLNLNKEEWRRSFQYLLMKAAQTEPLQANHQFTPDGIGFLLVFLVDQLASSDQVDVLEMGSGTGNLAQTLMNNCQRSLDYLGLEIDDLLIDLAASMAEVMKADVNFAQGDAIRPQVLKESDVIISDLPVGYYPDDAIASRYQVASPQGHTYAHHLLIEQSLKYLKPGGIAIFLAPNDLLTSEQSPLLKKWMKDHAQVLAMVTLPENLFRSANLAKTIFVLRKQEEAVVQPFVYPLTDLQNQEDVMKFRESFQNWNKESEI, encoded by the coding sequence ATGAATTTCGAAAAAATTGAGAAAGCCTACGGCTACCTATTAGAGAATACCCAAACTATCCAAAATGATTTGCAGACCAACTTTTATGATGCTCTAGTTGAGCAGAATGCCATCTATCTGGATGGGCAAACAGAGTTGACTCTAGTGAAGGAAAACAACCAGCGCCTGAAGGACTTGAACTTAAACAAGGAAGAGTGGCGTCGTTCCTTCCAGTATCTTTTGATGAAGGCTGCCCAAACAGAGCCCCTACAGGCCAATCACCAATTTACGCCAGATGGGATTGGATTTCTTCTGGTCTTCCTAGTGGATCAGTTGGCGAGTTCCGATCAAGTAGATGTGCTAGAAATGGGGAGTGGAACAGGGAACTTGGCCCAAACCTTGATGAACAACTGTCAGCGTTCCTTAGATTATTTGGGCTTGGAAATTGATGATCTCTTGATTGACCTTGCGGCTAGTATGGCAGAAGTGATGAAGGCGGATGTGAATTTTGCCCAAGGTGATGCCATTCGTCCACAGGTTTTGAAAGAGAGTGATGTGATTATCAGTGATTTACCTGTCGGTTATTATCCAGATGATGCCATTGCAAGTCGTTATCAGGTCGCTTCCCCTCAGGGCCACACCTATGCCCATCATTTATTAATCGAACAATCGTTAAAATACTTAAAGCCGGGTGGTATCGCTATTTTTCTAGCTCCGAATGATCTGTTGACGAGCGAGCAGAGCCCTCTCTTGAAAAAATGGATGAAGGATCATGCTCAGGTCTTGGCCATGGTTACCTTGCCAGAGAACCTCTTTCGATCAGCTAATCTAGCAAAAACCATCTTTGTTTTGCGCAAGCAAGAAGAAGCAGTGGTCCAACCATTTGTCTATCCCTTAACCGATTTGCAAAATCAGGAAGACGTCATGAAATTCCGTGAAAGTTTTCAAAACTGGAATAAAGAAAGTGAAATTTAA
- a CDS encoding CPBP family intramembrane glutamic endopeptidase, whose product MEKKWISNGLWLLIGIPLLFATQLPMVALILGIENAWSNWTINSLVLGVTMLLVYLLWWFMKWSPLDPLDFSRIKGRDIGRNFLYFLLLMANNALGVNLLRQLGETTTANQETIQGVASLAPQLAMGLLIVVVAPLGEEIICRAVIPRLIFKGHEKIGYLVGALVFAYLHTPSNLGSWIIYGGMSLILTWVAYRYKRVEYSILLHFTLNAFAFLITVLVSFLPA is encoded by the coding sequence ATGGAGAAAAAATGGATTTCAAATGGTCTATGGTTACTAATTGGAATACCGCTATTGTTTGCAACTCAACTACCGATGGTCGCTTTGATCTTGGGGATTGAAAATGCTTGGTCAAATTGGACGATCAATAGCCTGGTCCTTGGGGTTACCATGCTTCTCGTCTATTTGCTTTGGTGGTTTATGAAATGGAGTCCACTTGATCCACTAGATTTTTCACGAATCAAAGGCAGAGATATTGGGCGAAATTTCCTTTATTTTCTCCTTTTGATGGCCAATAATGCTCTTGGGGTCAACCTCCTCCGACAGTTGGGAGAGACGACGACGGCTAATCAAGAGACCATCCAAGGGGTGGCTTCCTTGGCCCCTCAGCTGGCAATGGGGTTGCTCATTGTCGTAGTGGCGCCTTTAGGAGAAGAAATTATCTGTCGAGCTGTGATTCCCCGCTTGATCTTTAAGGGGCACGAAAAAATTGGTTATTTGGTTGGGGCTCTTGTATTTGCCTATTTACACACACCAAGTAATCTTGGTTCCTGGATCATCTATGGTGGCATGTCCCTCATCTTGACTTGGGTCGCCTACCGCTACAAACGAGTAGAATATTCTATTTTATTGCACTTTACCTTGAATGCTTTTGCCTTTCTGATAACTGTTCTGGTTTCTTTTCTTCCTGCTTAA
- the comGB gene encoding competence type IV pilus assembly protein ComGB — MKRDILSWIRRRPKKLSIAKQEHVIELFHNLYSSGFHLSEVIDFLRRSHLVEADFVERMQVGLANGKPLSAILSDLGFSDQVTTQLALAEQHGNVTLSLEKIRSYLENLTQVRKKLVEVATYPVLLLGFLMFIMLGLKNYLLPQLESQNGATRLISVFPQYVLLGSVLLAIGVLILLFLGRRAKRLALVSFLATLPFLRPFLQDYLTAFYAREWGSMIAQGLELNQIFPMMQGQRSRLFREIGQDLEVALARGTSFSDHIQTYPFFKRELALMIEYGEAKSKLGSELEIYADKTWAGFFHRLNKAMNVVQPLVFVFVALMIVLLYAAMLLPIYENLEVPL, encoded by the coding sequence ATGAAGCGGGACATATTGAGTTGGATCAGGCGCAGGCCGAAAAAATTATCGATTGCCAAGCAAGAGCATGTCATTGAGCTCTTTCACAATCTCTACAGTAGTGGCTTTCATCTATCAGAGGTCATCGACTTCCTACGTCGGAGCCATTTGGTAGAGGCAGATTTTGTTGAAAGAATGCAAGTTGGACTTGCCAACGGCAAGCCCTTGTCAGCCATTCTTTCTGATCTAGGCTTTTCCGATCAGGTAACGACTCAATTAGCACTGGCAGAGCAGCATGGAAATGTCACCTTAAGTTTAGAAAAAATCCGTAGCTACCTGGAAAATCTGACCCAGGTTCGAAAGAAACTAGTTGAGGTGGCCACCTATCCAGTACTATTGTTGGGATTTTTGATGTTCATTATGCTGGGTCTGAAAAACTATCTCTTGCCTCAGTTGGAGAGTCAAAATGGTGCGACACGATTGATCAGTGTCTTTCCCCAGTATGTTTTGTTAGGAAGTGTGTTACTAGCAATTGGAGTTTTGATTCTCCTCTTCCTAGGTCGTCGAGCCAAGCGTCTGGCCCTTGTTTCGTTTTTGGCTACCCTTCCTTTTCTTCGCCCCTTCTTACAGGATTATCTGACGGCTTTTTATGCTCGAGAATGGGGGAGTATGATTGCCCAAGGGTTGGAGCTGAATCAAATCTTTCCTATGATGCAGGGGCAACGTTCCCGTCTGTTTCGTGAGATTGGACAGGATTTGGAAGTAGCCTTGGCTCGGGGGACTTCTTTTTCTGACCATATTCAGACCTATCCTTTCTTTAAGCGAGAGTTGGCCCTCATGATTGAATATGGAGAGGCCAAGTCCAAGCTCGGTAGTGAGCTGGAGATCTACGCAGACAAGACCTGGGCAGGCTTTTTCCATCGTTTGAACAAGGCTATGAATGTCGTCCAACCACTGGTCTTTGTCTTTGTCGCCCTTATGATTGTTTTGCTCTATGCAGCCATGTTGCTGCCTATTTATGAAAATTTGGAGGTTCCTTTATGA
- the folK gene encoding 2-amino-4-hydroxy-6-hydroxymethyldihydropteridine diphosphokinase → MDQLRIKDLEIYAYHGVFSAEKELGQRFVLDVCVDYEMTKSARTGDLTASIHYGILAEQLTDWLQAEKIDLIETVAFQLVEKIFATYEFVRKVRLELKKPWAPVPLPLDTCSVTIEREKRRAFIGLGTNMGDKGHQLATAVSKLEEKGLTILQTSSQIETAPWGGVEQDSFLNQVVEVESWFTPQDLIDTLLGIEREMGRVREVKWGPRVIDLDLLYMEDLILYSTDLILPHPYVAERAFVLESLNEIAPYFVDPVQRKQIRQLWETVKETKDT, encoded by the coding sequence GTGGATCAATTACGGATCAAAGATTTGGAAATTTATGCCTATCATGGTGTTTTTTCCGCTGAAAAGGAATTGGGGCAGCGTTTTGTCCTGGATGTTTGTGTCGATTATGAGATGACAAAATCGGCGCGGACGGGTGATTTGACGGCTTCGATCCATTATGGAATCTTAGCTGAGCAACTGACAGACTGGCTTCAAGCTGAGAAGATCGATTTGATTGAGACAGTGGCTTTTCAGCTAGTGGAGAAAATTTTTGCGACCTATGAATTTGTCAGAAAGGTTCGACTCGAGTTGAAAAAACCTTGGGCTCCAGTCCCTCTGCCTTTGGATACTTGTTCGGTCACGATTGAACGAGAAAAAAGACGGGCCTTTATTGGTTTGGGAACCAATATGGGCGATAAGGGACACCAGTTGGCAACAGCTGTATCCAAATTAGAAGAAAAGGGGCTCACTATTCTCCAAACCTCTTCTCAGATTGAGACAGCGCCTTGGGGAGGGGTCGAGCAAGATAGCTTCCTTAACCAAGTCGTAGAGGTCGAAAGCTGGTTTACGCCCCAAGATCTCATCGATACGCTACTCGGAATCGAACGAGAAATGGGCCGGGTCCGTGAGGTGAAATGGGGACCACGTGTCATCGATTTAGATCTCCTTTATATGGAGGATCTGATACTCTATAGTACAGATTTGATTCTCCCACATCCTTATGTGGCAGAACGAGCATTTGTCCTAGAATCCTTAAATGAAATTGCTCCTTACTTTGTGGATCCTGTCCAAAGAAAACAGATCCGACAACTGTGGGAGACTGTGAAAGAAACAAAAGATACATAA